The region GTCTGCGGTCTCCGTTTGTCTGCGGTCTCCGTTTGTCTGGGGTCTCCGTTTGTCTGCGGTCTCCGTTTGTGTGCGGTCTCCGTTTGTCTGGGGGTCTCCGATTTGTCTGGGGTCTCCGTTTGTCTGCGGTCTCCGTTTGTCTGCGGTCTCCGTTTGTCTGCGGTCTCCGTTTGTCTGGGTCTCCGTTTGTCTGCGGTCTCCGTTTTGTGTGCGGTCTCCGTTGTGTGCGGTCTACGTTGGTGTGCGGTCTCCGTTTGTCTGGGGTCTCCGTTTGTCTGGGGTCTCCGTTTGTCTGCGGTCTCCGTTTGTCTGCTGTCCCCGTTTGTCTGGGGTCTCCGTTTGTCTGGGGTCTCCGTTGTGTCTGGGGTCTCCGTTTGTGTGCGGTCTCCGTTTGTGTGGGGTCTCCGTTTGTCTGGGGTCTCCCGTTTGTCTGGGGGATCTCCGTTTGTCTGCGGTCTCCGTTTGTGTGCGGTCTCACGTTTGTCTGCGGGTCTCCGTTTGTGTGGGGTCCCCGTTTTTCTGCGGTCTCCGTTTCTTTCGGGTCTCCGTTTGTCTGCGGTCTCCGTTTTGTCTGCCGGTCTCCGTTTGTGTGCGGTCTCCGTTTGTCTGGGGTCTCCGTTTGTGTGCGGTCTCCTTTTGTCTGGGGTCTCCGTTTGTCTGCGGTCTCCGTTTGTCTGCGTCTCCGTTTGTGTGCGGTCTCCGTTTGTCTGCGGTCTCCGTTTGTCTGCGGTCTCCGTTTGTCTGCGGTCTCCGTTTGTCTGCGGTCTCCGTTTGTCTGCGGTCTCCGTTTGTGTGCGGTCTCCTTTTGTGTGCGGTCTCCGTTTGTCTGCGGTCTCCGTTTGTCTGCGGTCTCGTTTGTCTGGGTCTCCGTTTGTCTGGGTCTCCGTTTGTCTGGGTCTCCGTTTGTGTGGTCTCCGTTTGTGTGGGTCTCCGTTTGTCTGGGTCTCGTTTGTCTGCGGTCTCCGTTTGTCTGGGGTCGTTTGTCTGGGTCTCCGTTTGTGTGCGGTCTCCTTTGTGTGGGGTCTCCGTTTGGTCTGCGGTCTCCGTTTGTCTGCCCGGGCTCCGTTTTTTTCTTGGGTCTCCTTTTGTCTGGGGTCTCCCTTTGTCGCTGGTCTCCGTTTGTGTCGGTCTCCGTTTGTTTTCGGTCTCCGTTTTTTGTGCGGTCTCCCTTTGTCTGCGTCTCCCGTTTGTCTGCGGTCTCCGTTTGTCTGCGGTCTCGTTTTGTCTGGGGTCTCCCGTTTGTGTGGTCTCCGTTTGTGTGGGTCTCCGTTTGTCTGCGGTCTCCGTTTTGTCTGGGGTCTCGTTTGTCTGCGGTCTCTTGTCTGGGGTCTCCGTTTGTCTGTGGGTCCTCCGTTTGTGTGCGGTCTCCGTTTGTGTGGGTCTCCGTTTGTCTGCGGTCTCCGTTTGTCTGCGGTCTCCGTTTGTCTGGGTCTCCGTTTGTCTGGGTCTCCGTTTGTCTGGGTCTCCGTTTGTCTGGGTCTCCGTTTGTTGCGGTCTCCCGTTTGTGTGGGTCTCCGTTTGTTCGGTCTCCGTTGTCTGCGGTCTCCGTTTGGGTCCGGTCTCGTTGTCCGGTCTCCGTTTGTGTGCGGTCTCCGTTTGTGTGGGGTCTCCGTTTGTCTGCGGTCTCCGTTTGTCTGGGTCTCCGTTTTCTTGGGGTCTCCGTTTGTGTGCGTCTCCCGTTTTGTCTGGGGTCTCCGTTTGTCTGGGTCTCCGTTTGTCTGGGGTCTCCGTTTGTGTGCGGTCTCCGTTTGTCTGCGGCTCCGTTTTTCGGTCTCTTTGTGTGCGGTCTCCGTTTGTCTGCGTTCGTTGGCATCCGTTTGTCTGCGGTCTCCGTTTGTGTCTGTGGGTCTCCGTTTTGTCTGCGGTCTCCGTTTGTTGCGGTCTCCGTTTTGTCTGCGGTCTCCGTTTGTCGGGTCTCCGTTGTCTGCGGTCTCCGTTTGTCTGCGGTCTCCGTTTTGTCTGCGGTCTCCGTTTGTCTGGGGTCTCCGTTTGTTGCGGTCTCCGTTTGTGTGGGTCTCCGTTTGTGTGCGGTCTCCGTTTGTCTGCGGTCTCCGTTTGTCTGGGGTCCCGTTTCTGTGCGGTCTCCGTTTGTCTGCGGTCTCCGTTTGTCTGCGGTTCTCCGTTGTTGGTTCCCGTTGCGGTCTCCGTTTTGTCTGGGTCTCCGTTTTTGTCTGCGGTCTCCGTTTGTCTGCGGTCTCCGTTTGTCTGGGGTCTCCGTTTGTCTGGGGTCTACGTTTGTCTGCGGTCGCCGTTTGTGTCTGGGTCCTCCGTTTGTGGTGCGGTCTCCGTTTGTGTGCGGTCTACGTTTGTCTGCGGTCTCCGTTTGTCTTGCGGTCTCCGTTTGTCTCGGGTCTCCGTTTGTCTGGGGTCTCCGTTTGTGTGCGGTCTCCGTTTGTGTGCGGTCTCCGTTTGTCTGGGGTCTACCGTTTGTCTGGGTCTCCGTTGTCTGCGGGTCTCCGTTTGTCTGGGGTCTCCGTTGTGTGGGGGGGGTCTCCGTTTGTCTGGGTCTCCGTTTGTCTGGGGGTCTCCGTTTGTGTGCGGTCTCCGTTTGTCTGCGGTCTCCGTTTGTATCGGTCTCCGTTTGTCTGCGGTCTCGTTTGTCTGCGGTCTCCGTATTGTCTGCGGTCATCCGTTTGTTGCGGTCCTAAGGTTGTGTGCGGTCTCCGTTTGTCTCGGTCTCCGTTTGTTGCGGTCTCACGTTTTGTGTGGGTCTCCGTTTGTTTCGGGTCTCAGTTTGTGTGGGTCTCCGTTTGTGTGCGGTCTCGTTTGTCTGGGGTCTCCGTTTGTCTGGGGTCTCCCTTTGTGTGCGGTCTCCGTTTTGTCTGGGTTCGTTTGTCTGGGTCTCCGTTTGTCATGGGTTCCGTTTGTTGGGGTCTCCGTTTTGTGTGGGGTCCCGTTTTTCTGGGTTGTTATTTCGGGTTAGTTGTCTGAGgtatagtttgtttgtttatggGGTATCACGTTTGTGTCGTGACGGTTCCGTATGTCCTTTGTTGGTTCCGTTTTTCTGAGGTTACCGTTATTTGGGTAGTTGTAACGTTATTGTTGGGTATCAGTTTGTTGCAGGGCTCCGTTTGTCTGGGGTCTCCGTTTTGTGTGCGGTTCTTTTGTATGGGGTCTCGTTTGTCTGCGGTCTCCGTTTTGTCGCGGTCTCGTTGTGTGCGGTCTCCGTTTGTGTGCGGTCTCCGTTTGTCTGCGGTCTCCGTTTGTTTGCGGTCTCCGTTGTCTCGGTTCCTTGTTGCGGTCTCCGTTTTTGTTGGTCTCCGTTTGTCTGGGGTCTCCGTTTGTCTGCGGTCCTCTTTCTGGGGTCTCCGTTTGTCTGCGGTCTCGTTTTGTCTGCGGTCTCCGTTTGTGTGGTCTCCGTTTGTCTGCGGTCTCCGTTTGTCTGGGTCTCCGTTTGTCTGCGGTCTCCGTTTGTTGGTGTCTCCAGTTTGTCTGGGGTTCCTTTGTCTGGGTCTACGTTTGTCTGGGTCTCCGTTTGTGTGCGGTCTCCGTTTGTCTGGGTCTCCGTTTGTCTGCGTGTCTCGTTTGTTGCGGTTCTCCGTTTGTCTGGGTCTCCGTTTGTCTGCGGTCTCTTGTCTGGGGTCTCGTTTTGTCTGGGGTCTCCGTTTGTGTGGGGTCTTTTTGTCTCGGGTCTCCGTTTTGTCGGTCTCCGTTTGTCTGCGGGTCTCCGTTTGTGTGCGGTCTCCGTTTGTCTGCGGTCTCCGTTTGTCTGGGTGTCTCCGTTTGTGTCTCGTTCTGTCGTCTCGTTTGTCTGCGGTCTCCGTTTGTCTGCGGTCTCCTTTTGCTTCGGGTCTCCGTTTTGTTGGGTCTCCGTTTTGTGGGGTCTCCTTGTGTCGGTCTCCCTTTGTCTGGGTCTCCGTTTGTCTGGGTCTCCGTTTGTCTGCGGTCTCCGTTTGTGTGCGGTCTCCGTTTGTCTGGGGTCTCCGTTGTGTGGTCTCCTTGTGGGGTCTCGTTTGTCTTGGCGGTCTCCGTTTTCTTCGGGTCTCGTTTGTGTGCGGGTCATCCGTTTGTCTGGGTTCCGTTTGTCTGGGGTCTCCGTTTGTCTGGGTCTCCGTTTGTTGCGGTCTCCGTTTTCTGCGGTCTCCGTTTGTTCCCGGTCTCCGTTTGTCTGGGGTCTCCGTTTGTTGGGTCTCCGTTTGTGTCGGGGTGCTCCTTTGTGCCCCGTTTTTTCTGCGGTCTCCGTTTTTTGCGGTCTCCTTGTTGGGTTCCTTTTGCGTTCCGTTTGTTGCGGTCTCCCGTTTGTCTGGGTCTCGTTTTGTGTGCGGTCTCCGTTTGTGTGCGGTCTCCGTTTGTCGTGCGGTCTCCGTTTGTCTGCGGTCTCCGTTTTTGTCGGGTCTCCTTTTGTCTGGGGTCTCCGTTTGTGTGGGTCTCCGTTTGTGTGCGGTTCCGCGTTTGTCTGGGGTCTCCGTTTTGTCTGCGGTCTCCGTTTGTTGGGTATCCGTTTTGTCTGGGTCCTCCTTTGTCTGGGTTCCGTTTTGTGTGGTCTCCGTTTGTGTGGCGTCTCCGTTTGTCTGGTCTCCGTTTGTTGCGGTCTCCGTTTGTCTGCGGTCTCCGTTTGTTGCGGTCTCCCCTTTGTTGGGTCCCCCGTTTTGTCTGGGGTCTCCGTTTGTCTGGGTCTCCGTTTGTCTGGGTCTCCGTTTGTCTGGGTCTCCTTTGTTGGGTTCTCCGTTTGTGTGGGTCTCTTTTTTTTGCGGTCTCCGTTTGCTGGGTCTCCGTTTGTTGCGGTCTCCGTTTTGTGGGTCTCCGTTTTGTCTGGGTCTCC is a window of Pecten maximus unplaced genomic scaffold, xPecMax1.1, whole genome shotgun sequence DNA encoding:
- the LOC117320204 gene encoding zinc finger CCCH domain-containing protein 13-like; the encoded protein is QTENPGETRNKRDRNKGDPDKGTGTKRPTKGDRKEKTETRKGTTQRNPDKRNQQHRRNPKRDQQTGPRQTETETTDHKTETRQTGTQTNGTPDKGDHKGDPDKRNRTQREPNNGTRQGAAKTDRKKRPTNNRNKRNPTKNPDKRNATNRPTKLTHKRSPTNEPDKGTQQTRPRQRERQTNGDQKKETAQKGDADKENRGQTGAREQTETPENGTPDKRRPRQNGDPQNGDRNKRRPSKRRPQKKETHTNGEPNKGDPDKRRPRQTETQTNGDPRQNGGPNKGETATNGDRRQTETATNGDQTNGDATQTETTQNGTQTKEDPDKTDTQQTETADKTETPDKRGTAHKRRPTQTETPDKRRPDKNGDRRQTETARQTETAHKRRPHTKRDPDKRETATNGTQKEPNKETAKNGDRRKNGAQRSTPTQTETQQTETPDKRRPGTNGDRRKRRPQQTETQTNGDPRQTEPRQTDDPHTNETRRKRRPPRQTRPHKETTQRRPQTNGDRTQTETADKRRPRQTETQTKGDRHKETPQNGDPTKRRPEAKGDRRQTETADKRDDRTRHKRRHPDKRRPQTNGDRTQTETRRQTETDKTETRDKKTPHKRRPQTKRDPRQETADKRRPRQTENRNKRDTQTNGDPDKRRPHTNGDPDKHKRRPRQTETADKRRPHKRRPQTKRDRRQTETPERGPQTNGDPRQTETNKNGDRNKEPRQRRPQTNGDRRQTETAHKRRPHTTRPRQNGDRRQTRPHTKEPHTKRRPQTNGALQQTDTQQ
- the LOC117320203 gene encoding mucin-2-like, which codes for MTADNTETADKRDRRQTETDTNGDRRQTETAHKRRPPDKRRPRQTETPPTQRRPQTNGDPQTTETQTNGRPQTNGDRTQTETAHKRRPQTNGDPRQTETARQTETADKRRPHTNGDRTTNGGPRHKRRPQTNVDPRQTETPDKRRPQTNGDRRQKRRPRQNGDRNGNQQRRTADKRRPQTNGDRTETGPQTNGDRRQTETAHKRRPTQTETATNGDPRQTETADKTETADKRRPQTTETRQTETADKTETATNGDRRQNGDPQTQTETADKRMPTNADKRRPHTKRPKNGAADKRRPHTNGDPRQTETQTNGDPRQNGRRTQTETPRKRRPRQTETADKRRPHTNGDRTQTETGQRDRTQTETADNGDRTNGDPHKRETATNGDPDKRRPRQTETQTNGDPDKRRPQTNGDRRQTETHTNGDRTQTEDPQTNGDPRQETADKRDPRQNGDRRQTETHTNGDHTNGRPQTKRDRRQTETADKRETQTKGDRTKNGDRKQTETDTNGDQRQRETPDKRRPKKKTEPGQTNGDRRPNGDPTQRRPHTNGDPDKRPQTNGDRRQTRPRQTETHTNGDHTNGDPDKRRPRQTETQTNETADKRRPQTNGDRTQKETAHKRRPQTNGDRRQTETADKRRPQTNGDRRQTETAHKRRRRQTETADKRRPQTKGDRTQTETPDKRRPHTNGDRQTKRRPQTNGDPKETETAEKRGPHTNGDPQTNVRPHTNGDRRQTEIPQTNGRPQTNGDPTQTETAHKRRPQTQRRPQTNGDPRQTGTADKRRPQTNGDPRQTETPDKRRPHTNVDRTQRRPHTKRRPQTNGDPDKRRPQTNGDRRQTETADKRRPQTNRRPPDKRRPHTNGDRRQTETPDKRRPQTNGDRRQTETAHKRRPQTNGDRTQTETPDKRRPQTNGDRRQTETRTQTETPEKRRPQTNGDRRQTETPHKRRPHTNGDPRQTETADNGDRTQTETPHKRRPQT